A genomic segment from Thiomicrorhabdus aquaedulcis encodes:
- the serB gene encoding phosphoserine phosphatase SerB, whose translation MATLIIHSNVLNREQTILIETTFGSPTKVAQHYRVILPFTPEKTQLANLAQQLQIDVNLLPEGFNANGIKLVISDMDSTLISIECIDEIADFINVKPQVSAITEAAMRGELNFEESLTQRVALLKGLDAGALQHVYDERLTLNPGAQAWITGLKNQGIAFALVSGGFTFFTDRLKERLNLEFSRANVLDTAQNQLTGKVLGGIIGAQAKADFLHELCAHLNITPAQVIAVGDGANDLLMMQAAGLSVAYHAKPTVQAHASTALNFSGLNAILDFIA comes from the coding sequence ATGGCAACCCTTATTATTCACTCAAACGTGCTCAACCGTGAACAAACCATCCTTATTGAAACCACTTTTGGCTCACCTACAAAAGTGGCTCAGCATTATCGTGTCATCCTGCCATTCACCCCTGAAAAAACACAACTCGCCAATCTAGCCCAGCAGTTGCAAATAGATGTAAACCTATTGCCCGAAGGGTTTAATGCCAACGGCATTAAACTGGTGATAAGCGACATGGATTCAACTTTAATTTCGATTGAATGCATTGATGAAATTGCCGATTTTATTAACGTAAAACCGCAGGTGTCTGCCATTACCGAGGCCGCCATGCGCGGCGAACTTAACTTTGAAGAGTCGCTAACCCAGCGCGTGGCCTTATTAAAAGGTCTGGACGCCGGTGCCTTGCAACACGTTTACGACGAGCGCTTAACGCTTAACCCAGGCGCGCAAGCGTGGATTACCGGCTTAAAAAATCAAGGCATTGCGTTTGCCCTAGTGTCGGGTGGATTTACCTTTTTTACCGACCGTTTAAAAGAGCGCTTAAACTTAGAGTTTAGCCGCGCCAACGTACTCGATACCGCGCAAAACCAACTGACTGGTAAGGTGCTGGGCGGCATTATTGGCGCACAAGCAAAGGCCGATTTTTTACACGAGCTGTGCGCGCACCTTAACATAACTCCTGCACAAGTGATTGCGGTGGGCGATGGCGCTAACGATTTGTTAATGATGCAAGCGGCCGGTTTAAGCGTAGCGTACCACGCCAAACCCACCGTGCAAGCCCATGCCAGCACGGCATTAAACTTTAGTGGCCTAAACGCCATCTTAGACTTTATTGCGTAA
- a CDS encoding RDD family protein, with the protein MTSFKIIFALFYDLILLCAVWFVAAIPFVIWQGEGFEKDPIRLLGFQLYLLTITYFYLTYFWTQSGQTPGLRTWKMQLVRTDGYLLTRHNANLRFLLTVFLWPIGWIGLFTPQKQLVQDRLSHTKIIAVLDINAD; encoded by the coding sequence ATGACCTCTTTTAAAATTATATTTGCCCTGTTTTATGACCTTATCTTACTGTGTGCGGTGTGGTTTGTGGCCGCCATTCCGTTTGTAATTTGGCAAGGCGAAGGCTTTGAAAAAGACCCTATTCGCCTGCTTGGATTTCAACTATACCTTTTAACCATTACGTATTTTTATTTAACATACTTTTGGACGCAAAGCGGACAAACGCCCGGATTACGCACTTGGAAAATGCAATTGGTGCGCACAGACGGTTATTTACTCACCCGTCACAACGCCAATTTGCGCTTTTTATTAACGGTATTTTTATGGCCAATTGGCTGGATTGGCTTATTTACACCGCAAAAACAATTGGTGCAAGATAGGTTATCACACACTAAAATAATCGCCGTTTTAGACATCAACGCTGACTAA
- a CDS encoding energy-coupling factor ABC transporter permease produces the protein MNLVAEGLGLPWLVGGGLLFLSALVWAFKTAPWHKVQNDKGAQHVFLAATLVVFLVWQVGASLGSGITFHFLLMTTLVLMFGAQFAILAMSLALLGVVFQADLGVLALGINAVIMGLVPIFITVGLLKIARRYLEVNYFVYVFFNAFLAASISVVVSLSLATLALWSSEVLSYTALKQVFIPFIPLMATPEGFINGMIIGALLMLKPHWVATFDWDAASKS, from the coding sequence ATGAATTTAGTGGCAGAAGGGTTGGGCTTACCTTGGTTAGTGGGCGGCGGATTGTTGTTTTTAAGTGCACTTGTTTGGGCGTTTAAAACCGCGCCATGGCACAAAGTGCAAAACGATAAAGGCGCACAACATGTGTTTTTAGCCGCCACGTTGGTCGTGTTTTTGGTATGGCAAGTGGGCGCTAGTTTAGGCAGTGGCATTACGTTTCACTTTTTATTAATGACGACGCTTGTTTTAATGTTTGGTGCGCAATTTGCTATTTTAGCCATGAGTTTGGCACTATTGGGCGTGGTGTTTCAAGCTGATTTGGGGGTGTTAGCATTGGGTATTAATGCTGTGATTATGGGGTTGGTGCCTATTTTTATCACTGTTGGGTTGCTTAAAATAGCCAGGCGATATTTAGAGGTAAATTATTTTGTATATGTGTTTTTTAACGCGTTTTTGGCCGCTTCAATCAGCGTGGTGGTGTCGTTAAGTTTGGCCACTCTGGCATTGTGGTCGTCAGAAGTGTTGTCGTATACTGCTTTAAAACAGGTCTTTATTCCCTTTATTCCACTTATGGCTACACCAGAGGGGTTTATTAATGGAATGATTATTGGTGCGTTGTTAATGCTTAAGCCGCACTGGGTTGCTACGTTTGATTGGGATGCAGCGTCTAAAAGTTAG